Proteins encoded together in one Dechloromonas sp. HYN0024 window:
- a CDS encoding acetyl-CoA C-acetyltransferase, which yields MRKAIYVVDGARSPFLKAQKGPGVFAASDLATQAGRALLLRQPFLPSDLDEVILGCAAPSPDETNIGRMVALRLGCGKKVPGWTVMRNCASGMQAIDSAIANIQCGRSELVLAGGVDALSRAPLLYSDAMVRWFAGMMSLRTVGQKIGHFVKLPFADLLSPVIGLMKGLTDPVVGLLMGQTAENLAWKFGINRQQMDEFAVKSHLKALSARAAGYFGEIVPVVDAQGKVYAEDDGVRADASMAGMAKLKPFFDKKYGNITAANSSQITDGAAWVILASEEAVEKWGLKPIGKIVDSQWAGLDPAQMGLGPVHAATPILQRQGLGLAEIDYWELNEAFAAQVLGCQAAWQDDTYCREQLDLPGALGRLDDEKLNVDGGAIAIGHPVGASGARIVLHLLQVLKRQKAKRGIATICIGGGLGGAMLVESYQ from the coding sequence ATGCGCAAAGCAATCTATGTAGTCGACGGAGCCCGATCGCCGTTTCTGAAAGCGCAGAAAGGGCCGGGTGTCTTCGCTGCCTCCGATCTCGCCACCCAGGCGGGCCGGGCGCTTCTGCTGCGTCAGCCTTTTTTGCCCAGCGATCTGGATGAGGTCATTCTCGGCTGTGCCGCCCCGTCGCCCGACGAAACCAATATCGGCCGTATGGTCGCCCTGCGCCTTGGTTGCGGTAAAAAAGTGCCGGGGTGGACGGTGATGCGCAACTGCGCTTCGGGCATGCAGGCGATCGATTCGGCCATTGCCAACATCCAGTGCGGGCGCTCGGAACTGGTTCTGGCCGGCGGCGTCGATGCATTGTCGCGGGCGCCGCTGCTGTATTCCGATGCGATGGTGCGCTGGTTTGCCGGCATGATGAGCCTGCGGACGGTGGGGCAGAAAATCGGCCATTTCGTGAAACTGCCCTTCGCCGACTTGCTCAGCCCAGTGATCGGCCTGATGAAGGGCCTGACTGATCCGGTCGTTGGCTTGCTGATGGGCCAGACGGCGGAAAACCTGGCCTGGAAATTTGGCATCAACCGGCAGCAGATGGATGAATTCGCCGTCAAAAGCCACCTTAAGGCGCTGTCGGCGCGGGCTGCCGGCTACTTCGGTGAGATCGTCCCGGTGGTTGATGCCCAGGGCAAGGTCTACGCCGAGGATGATGGTGTGCGCGCCGACGCCAGCATGGCCGGCATGGCCAAGTTGAAGCCGTTTTTCGACAAGAAATACGGCAACATCACCGCTGCCAACAGTTCGCAGATCACCGACGGTGCCGCCTGGGTCATTCTCGCCTCGGAAGAAGCGGTCGAGAAATGGGGACTCAAGCCGATCGGCAAGATTGTGGACAGCCAATGGGCCGGTCTCGACCCGGCCCAGATGGGCCTCGGCCCGGTGCATGCGGCGACGCCCATCCTGCAGCGGCAGGGCCTGGGTCTGGCTGAGATCGATTACTGGGAGCTCAATGAAGCCTTCGCCGCGCAGGTGCTCGGATGTCAGGCGGCCTGGCAGGACGACACCTACTGCCGCGAACAACTCGATCTGCCGGGGGCTCTTGGGCGCCTCGATGACGAAAAACTCAATGTCGATGGTGGGGCGATTGCCATCGGCCATCCGGTCGGCGCCTCCGGAGCCCGTATCGTGCTGCACTTGTTGCAGGTTTTAAAACGTCAAAAAGCGAAGCGCGGGATTGCCACGATTTGTATTGGGGGTGGTTTGGGCGGGGCGATGCTGGTGGAGAGCTACCAATGA
- a CDS encoding DUF4442 domain-containing protein codes for MKPAWLAKLPPVWRARMVRMGFNLHPAFRGSGGRVIHVANDLRHIRVRLPLNWKTKNIVGSLYGGSLFAITDGAHPMMLMAALGSGYIVWDKAASIRYCKPGFSTLYADFVLSDAEMAEIRAGLATSPELERTYQVELKDKQGNVHTVVERTVYIADKHYYRQKSGGGDKA; via the coding sequence ATGAAACCCGCCTGGCTGGCCAAACTTCCCCCCGTCTGGCGGGCGCGCATGGTGCGGATGGGATTCAACCTCCATCCCGCCTTTCGCGGCAGCGGCGGGCGGGTGATCCATGTGGCGAATGACCTGCGCCACATCCGGGTACGCCTGCCCTTGAACTGGAAGACGAAAAACATCGTCGGCTCGCTCTATGGCGGTTCGCTCTTTGCGATCACTGACGGGGCGCATCCGATGATGCTGATGGCGGCACTGGGCAGCGGCTACATCGTGTGGGACAAGGCGGCGAGCATTCGCTACTGCAAGCCGGGGTTTTCGACGCTGTATGCAGATTTTGTGCTGAGTGACGCGGAAATGGCTGAAATCCGGGCCGGGTTGGCGACCAGTCCCGAGCTGGAGCGAACGTATCAGGTCGAATTGAAGGACAAGCAGGGCAATGTGCATACCGTGGTCGAACGCACGGTATATATTGCCGATAAACATTACTACCGACAAAAGAGCGGTGGAGGAGACAAAGCATGA
- a CDS encoding 3-hydroxyacyl-CoA dehydrogenase NAD-binding domain-containing protein, which yields MRHWQLSTENFGIVLAVLDKAGESANSLSAEVMAEFGEILDHFDRQPPKGLIIRSGKEAGFIAGADIEEFSQLDTPEKGRALVARGWDLFNRLAAVSYPTLALVRGHCLGGGLELALACRYLLAVDEPSTKMGLPEVMLGIFPGWGGMLRLPKRIGPAAALDLMLTGKTLDAKRARKMGLADDCVPPRVMEMAARQLLLSGQPRRALPLLQRLLNGPLKSVVASGARKQVAKKARPEHYPAPYAIIDLWAQHDGNALAAPEIVDRIISSPTARNLLRVYHLQERLKGFGKGADFKARRVHVIGAGVMGGDIAAWCVLRGMTVTLQDQSMDRIAPAIKRAHALFAKRLREPLKIRDAFDRLIPDPNGDGVAQADVVIEAIFENVEAKHALFRSLEPKMKAGAVLATNTSSLRLEDLRPVLSRPERLVGIHFFNPVAMMPLVEVVEADGADPAMVQAACAFVRQIDKLPLPVKSAPGFLVNAVLAPYMLAAMRAVDEGIGPETVDAAMLAFGMPMGPIELVDTVGLDIAMAAGKELAGGAEAPRCLIERVEKNQLGKKSGQGFYDWSSGRAVKGAAGTIPAGLADRLVTPLIDRVDKLVADGVVAGSDLADAGVIFGTGFAPFTGGPMHLRSANE from the coding sequence ATGAGACACTGGCAACTAAGCACAGAAAACTTCGGCATTGTCCTGGCCGTTCTAGATAAAGCCGGCGAATCGGCCAATTCCCTGTCCGCCGAAGTGATGGCTGAATTCGGTGAAATTCTCGATCATTTCGACAGGCAGCCCCCCAAGGGCCTGATCATCCGCTCGGGCAAGGAAGCGGGCTTCATTGCCGGGGCCGACATCGAGGAATTTTCGCAGCTCGACACGCCAGAAAAAGGCAGGGCGCTTGTGGCACGCGGCTGGGATCTGTTCAATCGTCTCGCTGCCGTCTCGTACCCGACCTTGGCGCTGGTCCGTGGCCATTGTCTGGGCGGTGGTCTGGAACTGGCCCTGGCCTGTCGCTACCTGCTAGCCGTTGATGAGCCCAGTACGAAAATGGGGCTACCGGAAGTCATGCTCGGCATCTTCCCCGGCTGGGGCGGCATGCTGCGTTTGCCCAAACGTATCGGGCCGGCTGCCGCGCTCGACTTGATGCTGACCGGCAAAACGCTCGATGCCAAACGCGCCAGAAAGATGGGGTTGGCCGATGATTGTGTGCCGCCCCGGGTCATGGAAATGGCGGCACGCCAACTCCTGCTTTCCGGTCAGCCGCGTCGGGCATTGCCTCTCCTTCAGCGGCTGCTCAATGGTCCCTTGAAATCGGTTGTCGCCAGCGGTGCCCGCAAGCAAGTGGCGAAAAAGGCCCGGCCGGAACATTATCCGGCGCCCTACGCCATCATCGATCTGTGGGCGCAGCACGACGGCAACGCGCTGGCTGCGCCGGAGATCGTCGACCGCATCATCAGTTCGCCGACCGCCCGTAATCTGTTGCGCGTCTATCACCTGCAGGAGCGCCTCAAAGGCTTCGGCAAAGGAGCGGATTTCAAGGCCAGACGCGTTCATGTCATCGGTGCCGGTGTCATGGGCGGCGATATTGCCGCCTGGTGCGTCTTGCGTGGCATGACGGTAACGCTGCAGGACCAGTCGATGGATCGCATCGCTCCGGCGATCAAGCGGGCGCACGCGCTGTTCGCCAAGCGCCTGCGCGAACCGCTCAAAATCCGCGATGCCTTCGACCGACTGATTCCCGATCCGAACGGTGACGGCGTGGCGCAGGCCGATGTGGTCATCGAGGCCATCTTCGAAAATGTCGAGGCCAAGCATGCGCTGTTCCGTTCGCTTGAACCCAAAATGAAAGCCGGTGCCGTCCTCGCCACCAATACCTCCAGCCTCCGGCTGGAAGATCTGCGCCCAGTGCTGAGCCGGCCGGAACGACTGGTCGGCATCCACTTTTTCAACCCGGTGGCGATGATGCCGCTGGTTGAAGTCGTCGAAGCCGACGGCGCTGATCCCGCCATGGTGCAGGCTGCGTGCGCCTTTGTCAGGCAGATCGACAAACTGCCGTTGCCGGTAAAAAGCGCGCCGGGCTTTCTGGTCAATGCCGTGCTGGCCCCCTACATGCTGGCCGCCATGCGCGCCGTCGACGAAGGCATTGGGCCGGAAACGGTCGATGCCGCGATGCTGGCTTTCGGCATGCCGATGGGTCCGATCGAACTGGTCGATACCGTCGGCCTCGACATCGCCATGGCGGCAGGCAAGGAGCTGGCCGGTGGGGCCGAAGCCCCGCGGTGCCTGATTGAGCGTGTCGAAAAAAACCAGCTTGGCAAGAAAAGCGGGCAGGGCTTCTATGACTGGTCATCCGGCCGTGCGGTCAAGGGTGCTGCCGGGACGATCCCGGCCGGACTGGCTGATCGTCTGGTCACACCCTTGATCGACCGGGTCGACAAACTGGTTGCCGATGGTGTCGTTGCCGGCTCCGATCTGGCAGATGCCGGCGTAATATTTGGTACTGGCTTCGCACCATTCACCGGCGGGCCGATGCACTTGCGGTCGGCCAATGAATAA
- a CDS encoding acetyl-CoA C-acyltransferase — protein MSKQIQDAYIVAATRLPVAKKNGMFKNVRPDDMLAHAIKSVVAQVPGIDPALIGDVIVGCAMPEAEQGMNVARIGLLLAGLPITVPGITINRFCSSGVQAVADAANQIRLGLADVMIAAGTESMSVMPQMMGNKMSMNPAIFAREENLGIAYGMGLTAEKVANQWKVSREAQDAFAVESHRRACAAIAAGHFKAEISPYTIRESLPDLTSGEIRLRERTVDTDEGPRPDSALDKLAKLKPVFHARGSVTAGNSSQMSDGAGAVMLVSEKILRQHNLTPLARFAGYAVGGVAPEIMGIGPVAAIPKVLAQVGITQDQLDWIELNEAFAAQSIAVMQELGIDPGKVNPLGGAIALGHPLGATGAIRIATVVHGLQRTGGRYGMVTMCIGTGMGAAGIIERI, from the coding sequence ATGAGCAAACAGATTCAAGACGCTTACATCGTCGCTGCCACCCGTCTGCCGGTGGCCAAGAAAAATGGCATGTTCAAGAACGTGCGGCCGGATGACATGCTGGCTCATGCCATCAAGTCGGTTGTCGCGCAGGTGCCGGGCATAGATCCCGCCCTGATCGGCGACGTTATCGTCGGCTGTGCCATGCCAGAAGCTGAACAGGGCATGAACGTCGCCCGCATTGGCCTGCTCCTGGCCGGGCTGCCGATTACCGTGCCGGGCATCACGATCAACCGCTTTTGCTCCTCCGGGGTGCAGGCCGTGGCTGATGCCGCCAACCAGATTCGTCTCGGCCTGGCCGATGTGATGATTGCCGCCGGTACGGAGTCGATGTCGGTGATGCCGCAGATGATGGGCAACAAGATGTCGATGAACCCGGCCATTTTCGCGCGCGAGGAAAACCTCGGCATTGCCTACGGCATGGGCCTCACCGCCGAGAAGGTGGCGAACCAGTGGAAGGTCAGCCGTGAAGCGCAGGATGCCTTTGCCGTCGAGTCGCATCGGCGGGCCTGTGCAGCCATTGCCGCCGGCCACTTCAAGGCGGAGATCTCACCTTATACCATCCGCGAAAGTCTACCCGATCTGACCTCTGGCGAGATTCGCCTGCGCGAGCGGACCGTCGATACCGACGAAGGCCCGCGTCCCGATTCGGCGCTCGACAAGCTGGCCAAACTCAAGCCAGTGTTTCATGCCCGTGGTTCGGTGACGGCCGGCAACTCCTCCCAGATGTCGGACGGTGCCGGTGCGGTGATGCTGGTGTCGGAAAAAATCCTCCGCCAGCACAACCTGACGCCGCTGGCCCGCTTTGCCGGTTATGCCGTCGGTGGCGTAGCCCCGGAAATCATGGGTATCGGGCCGGTCGCGGCAATCCCCAAGGTCCTGGCGCAAGTCGGCATCACCCAGGATCAACTGGACTGGATCGAACTCAACGAAGCCTTTGCTGCCCAGTCGATTGCTGTCATGCAGGAACTCGGCATCGATCCGGGCAAGGTCAATCCGCTCGGCGGCGCCATTGCCCTCGGCCATCCGCTCGGGGCGACCGGGGCCATCCGCATTGCCACGGTCGTCCATGGCCTGCAACGCACGGGCGGCAGGTACGGCATGGTGACCATGTGCATCGGCACAGGCATGGGCGCCGCTGGCATCATCGAGCGGATTTGA
- a CDS encoding 3-hydroxyacyl-CoA dehydrogenase/enoyl-CoA hydratase family protein produces MNKLIVRKAAVLGAGVMGAQIAAHLANANVPVVLFDLPAKEGDKNGVVKKALDGLKKLDPAPLASKAKLQFIDAANYDEHLPLLAGCDLVIEAIAERMDWKNDLYAKIAPHLAPNAIIASNTSGLSMNALAQGLPEAVRPRFCGIHFFNPPRYMHLVEIIGTQSTDGSTLDALETWLTSRLGKGVIRALDTPNFVANRIGVMSILAVMHHTQAFGLGFDEVDALTGPKIGRPKSATYRTADVVGLDTLAHVVKTMQDTLPNDPWHQYFTSPAWLQALISRGALGQKTRCGIFRKQGKEIQVLDVAAQDYRASAGEVAEEVAAILKMKNPAEKFSALRASAHPQAQFLWAIFRDIFHYAAVQLENVADNARDLDLAMRWGFGWSQGPFETWQAAGWSDIAQAIAADIAAGKAMGATPLPAWVLEAGRTGVHTAQGSYSASKNAYVARSTLPVYQRQLFPERVLGESGATPDKSGETLFENDGVRLWRLPAVDAGIGIISFKSKMHTIGDEVLAGLISAVRHAEGALDGVVVWHEAPFAVGANLQQVGAACAAGAFEQLEKGVEVFQRASQILKYAQVPTVAAVQGLALGGGCEFVMHAGKRVMALESYIGLVEAGVGLIPAGGGCKEFAVRAAEWAAQSATPGEVFNFLQPAFMTIAMARVAKSAVEAIDLGFGKPSDTILFNANELLFVAIKEARAMAEAGYAPPPMPRAIPVAGKNGIATFEMMLVNMKEGGMISAHDYKVARSAAVALCGGEVETGSLVDEEWLITVERRLFVELLKTPETQARIKHMLDTGKPLRN; encoded by the coding sequence TTGAACAAGTTGATTGTGAGGAAAGCTGCGGTTCTTGGCGCCGGGGTGATGGGGGCGCAGATTGCTGCGCATCTCGCCAACGCCAACGTGCCGGTCGTGCTGTTCGATCTGCCGGCCAAGGAGGGCGACAAGAACGGCGTGGTCAAAAAGGCGCTCGATGGCCTCAAGAAGCTTGACCCGGCGCCGCTGGCCAGCAAGGCCAAGCTGCAGTTCATTGACGCCGCCAACTACGATGAACACCTGCCCCTGCTCGCCGGGTGTGATCTGGTCATCGAAGCCATCGCCGAGCGCATGGACTGGAAGAACGACCTCTACGCCAAAATCGCGCCGCACCTCGCCCCGAATGCCATCATTGCCTCCAATACCTCCGGCCTGTCGATGAATGCGCTGGCCCAGGGCTTGCCCGAGGCGGTCAGGCCGCGTTTTTGCGGCATCCACTTTTTCAATCCGCCGCGCTACATGCATCTGGTCGAGATCATCGGCACGCAGAGTACCGACGGCAGCACGCTCGATGCGCTGGAAACCTGGCTGACCTCGCGTCTCGGCAAGGGCGTCATTCGCGCCCTGGATACCCCCAATTTCGTCGCCAATCGCATTGGTGTCATGTCGATTCTGGCGGTCATGCACCACACCCAGGCTTTCGGTCTCGGCTTCGATGAAGTCGATGCGCTGACCGGCCCGAAGATCGGTCGTCCGAAGAGCGCCACCTATCGTACTGCCGATGTGGTCGGTCTCGATACCCTGGCGCATGTCGTCAAGACCATGCAGGACACCCTGCCCAACGACCCGTGGCACCAATACTTCACCAGCCCGGCCTGGTTGCAGGCGCTGATTTCCCGGGGGGCGCTCGGCCAGAAGACCCGCTGCGGCATCTTCCGCAAGCAGGGCAAGGAGATTCAGGTGCTCGACGTGGCGGCACAGGATTATCGTGCCTCGGCTGGCGAGGTGGCGGAAGAAGTCGCCGCCATCCTGAAGATGAAGAACCCGGCCGAAAAGTTCTCCGCCTTGCGTGCTTCGGCGCACCCGCAGGCGCAGTTCCTGTGGGCCATCTTCCGCGATATCTTCCACTACGCTGCCGTCCAGCTGGAGAACGTCGCCGATAACGCCCGCGATCTCGATCTGGCCATGCGCTGGGGCTTCGGCTGGTCGCAGGGGCCGTTCGAAACCTGGCAGGCCGCCGGCTGGAGCGACATTGCCCAGGCGATTGCTGCCGACATCGCGGCCGGCAAGGCGATGGGCGCCACGCCGCTACCGGCCTGGGTGCTTGAAGCCGGGCGTACCGGCGTACATACGGCACAGGGCTCGTATTCCGCCAGCAAGAATGCCTATGTCGCCCGGTCGACGTTGCCGGTCTATCAGCGCCAGCTCTTCCCCGAGCGCGTGCTGGGCGAGAGCGGTGCGACACCCGACAAATCCGGCGAGACCTTGTTCGAGAACGATGGTGTTCGCCTGTGGCGGCTACCGGCGGTTGATGCCGGTATCGGCATCATTTCGTTCAAGTCCAAGATGCATACCATCGGCGATGAAGTGCTGGCCGGCTTGATCAGTGCCGTCCGTCATGCCGAGGGGGCGCTGGATGGCGTCGTCGTCTGGCACGAAGCGCCGTTTGCCGTTGGGGCCAATCTGCAGCAGGTGGGTGCCGCCTGCGCGGCCGGGGCCTTCGAGCAACTGGAGAAAGGCGTCGAAGTTTTCCAGCGGGCTTCGCAAATCCTTAAATATGCCCAGGTGCCGACCGTGGCTGCGGTACAGGGCCTGGCTCTGGGGGGCGGTTGTGAGTTCGTCATGCATGCCGGCAAGCGCGTCATGGCCCTGGAAAGCTATATCGGTCTGGTCGAGGCCGGCGTCGGCCTGATCCCGGCCGGTGGCGGCTGCAAGGAATTCGCTGTGCGCGCGGCCGAATGGGCGGCGCAATCGGCTACGCCGGGCGAGGTCTTCAATTTCCTGCAACCGGCCTTCATGACCATCGCCATGGCCAGAGTGGCCAAGAGCGCCGTCGAAGCGATCGATCTCGGTTTCGGCAAGCCATCTGACACCATTCTGTTCAATGCCAATGAATTGCTTTTTGTGGCCATCAAGGAGGCCCGTGCCATGGCTGAGGCTGGTTATGCACCGCCACCCATGCCGCGTGCCATTCCGGTGGCCGGAAAGAACGGCATCGCTACCTTTGAGATGATGCTGGTGAACATGAAGGAAGGCGGCATGATCTCGGCCCACGATTACAAGGTTGCCCGTTCTGCCGCTGTCGCCCTGTGCGGCGGCGAGGTCGAAACCGGTAGCCTGGTTGATGAGGAATGGCTGATCACCGTTGAACGCCGACTCTTCGTCGAGTTGCTGAAAACCCCCGAAACCCAGGCCCGGATCAAGCACATGCTGGATACCGGCAAGCCGCTTCGCAATTAA
- a CDS encoding OmpP1/FadL family transporter has product MNKTNLRLIPALIAIAFSGSAAAAGFQLLGEQNAAGIGNAGAGSAASAENASTIYYNPAGMTQLQGLQVSGGIVAVQTKFEFSNTGSVTPGLTGNGGNGGGVGFVPNAYISWGVTKDIYVGLGIGAPFGLKTEYDNPWIGAAQSRSFEITTMNLNPSVAWRANEWLSVGAGVNWQQIDAKYVRTAAVSANPAATSCTLPFGAGCLTTATLKLSDSSWGWNVGTLLTLAPQTKVGLSYRSKVTYSTSGDVSVSGPAATPTSSSGANAKIALPDMFILSISQGIGERIELLGDVSWTGWSSIPKVDIFRDSGTPLQTLDTKFRDTWRVAVGANYKLNDTIKLKAGVAYDQTPVSSADSRLVSLPDNDRTWFSLGLQWKPSNNMTLDIGGAYLYVKDASINNDQRSATAALNRGLVQGTYSDSAWLFGTQVSMAF; this is encoded by the coding sequence ATGAACAAAACCAATCTGCGCCTGATCCCGGCGCTCATCGCCATCGCTTTTTCCGGCAGCGCGGCTGCGGCAGGTTTCCAGTTGCTTGGTGAACAGAACGCCGCGGGCATCGGCAATGCCGGCGCGGGTTCTGCCGCTTCGGCAGAAAATGCCAGCACGATTTACTACAATCCGGCCGGTATGACGCAGCTTCAGGGGTTACAGGTATCTGGCGGTATCGTTGCGGTTCAGACCAAGTTTGAATTTTCAAACACCGGCTCAGTAACGCCGGGTTTGACCGGCAATGGGGGTAATGGCGGGGGCGTGGGCTTTGTTCCTAATGCCTATATCTCCTGGGGAGTGACGAAGGATATCTATGTTGGTTTGGGAATTGGTGCGCCGTTCGGCCTGAAAACCGAGTACGACAACCCGTGGATTGGGGCTGCACAGTCGCGTAGCTTCGAAATCACGACTATGAATCTCAATCCGTCTGTGGCGTGGCGTGCAAATGAATGGCTATCGGTCGGGGCTGGTGTGAATTGGCAACAGATCGACGCCAAATATGTACGGACGGCCGCAGTTTCGGCAAATCCGGCGGCGACCAGCTGCACCCTGCCATTCGGTGCAGGTTGTTTGACCACTGCAACCTTGAAACTCAGTGACTCATCGTGGGGGTGGAACGTCGGTACCTTGTTGACGCTTGCTCCGCAAACCAAAGTTGGACTTTCGTACCGCTCCAAGGTGACATACAGCACGAGCGGCGATGTCTCCGTTTCCGGGCCTGCAGCAACACCGACGTCTTCCAGCGGTGCCAACGCCAAAATTGCCTTGCCGGATATGTTTATTCTCAGTATTTCGCAGGGGATTGGCGAGCGAATCGAATTACTTGGCGATGTGTCGTGGACAGGGTGGAGCAGTATTCCAAAAGTAGATATTTTTCGTGACTCAGGAACACCATTGCAAACACTTGATACCAAGTTTCGCGATACCTGGCGGGTTGCGGTTGGCGCGAATTACAAGCTGAACGATACGATCAAGCTCAAGGCCGGGGTTGCCTATGATCAGACACCAGTCTCCAGCGCTGACTCTCGCTTGGTTTCCCTACCGGACAACGATCGTACTTGGTTCAGCCTTGGCCTTCAGTGGAAGCCGTCTAATAACATGACTTTGGATATTGGCGGCGCCTATCTTTACGTGAAGGATGCCAGTATCAACAATGATCAGCGTAGTGCAACGGCAGCCCTAAATAGAGGTCTGGTTCAGGGTACCTACAGCGACAGCGCCTGGCTGTTCGGTACACAGGTTTCGATGGCTTTCTGA
- a CDS encoding acyl-CoA dehydrogenase, which yields MFTNFIPLLGAIALVALVGLVMIPPLRRSLITRPIFSTYRKVLPQMSDTERDALEAGTVWWEGELFRGQPDWQKLHAYPQPTLTPEEQSFLDNECEEACRLVNDWQVTHELYDLPAEAWRYIKDKGFLGMIIPKKYGGLEFSAYAHSQVVTKLSTRSSALSVSVMVPNSLGPAELLLHYGTEAQKNHYLPRLAKGIEVPAFALTSPWAGSDAASIPDSGVVCKGLWQGKEVLGMRVSWDKRYITLAPVCTVFGLAFHLYDPDGLLGDKKHVGITCALVPYDHPGVETGNRHFPLNAMFMNGPTRGTDVFMPLDFIIGGPEKAGQGWRMLMECLAAGRSISLPSSNTGMAQMTARAVGGYARVRSQFKMAVGRFEGVEEALTRIGAYTYMMDAVRKMTAGAVDLGEKPSVVSAIAKYHVTERARQVVNDGMDVIGGKGICLGPSNFMGRAYQQVPIGITVEGANILTRSLIIFGQGAIRCHPYLLPEMQAAQNPDQKRGLVDFDRALFGHIGFTIRNGLRALWLGMTGSHFSSVNVDTAPEMHRYYQQLTRFSAAFAFMADISLLVLGGSVKRREKLSARLGDILSQMYLISCTLKRYEEEGRKIEDAPLAHWAIWDAMYKAQQAFDGVIANFPVRFIAAFLHRAIFPWGHPYVVPSDEVGHAVAKSLIAPSATRDRLTAECYVPLVDSEPVGAIELALAATLEAEPVEAKIRAAEKDGRFDNNPLANVRDIAIVAFESGVITAAEFDVMKRRNRLRDIVVRVDDFPFDFGVATANKPAECRMAA from the coding sequence ATGTTCACCAACTTCATCCCTCTGCTCGGGGCCATCGCCCTGGTAGCTTTGGTCGGGCTGGTCATGATTCCGCCCCTGCGGCGAAGTCTGATCACTCGGCCCATTTTTTCCACTTACCGCAAGGTGCTGCCGCAGATGTCGGATACCGAGCGCGATGCGCTCGAAGCCGGTACCGTCTGGTGGGAAGGCGAACTGTTTCGCGGTCAGCCCGACTGGCAGAAACTGCATGCCTATCCGCAGCCGACCCTGACCCCCGAGGAGCAGTCCTTTCTCGACAACGAATGCGAGGAAGCCTGCCGTCTGGTTAACGACTGGCAGGTGACGCACGAACTCTATGACCTGCCGGCCGAGGCGTGGCGGTACATCAAGGACAAGGGCTTCCTCGGCATGATCATTCCGAAGAAGTACGGCGGGCTGGAATTCTCGGCCTATGCCCACTCGCAGGTGGTGACCAAGCTGTCGACGCGTTCCAGCGCCTTGTCCGTATCAGTCATGGTGCCCAACTCGCTCGGTCCGGCTGAATTGCTCCTGCATTACGGCACCGAGGCGCAGAAGAATCACTATCTGCCGCGTCTGGCCAAGGGTATCGAAGTGCCGGCCTTTGCCCTGACCAGCCCGTGGGCTGGTTCTGATGCCGCGTCGATCCCCGATAGCGGCGTCGTTTGCAAGGGCCTGTGGCAGGGCAAGGAAGTGCTCGGCATGCGGGTTTCGTGGGACAAACGTTACATCACCCTGGCCCCGGTGTGCACGGTTTTCGGGCTGGCTTTCCACCTGTATGACCCGGATGGCCTGCTCGGTGATAAGAAGCACGTTGGCATCACTTGTGCCCTCGTGCCCTACGATCATCCTGGCGTCGAAACCGGCAACCGGCATTTCCCGCTCAACGCCATGTTCATGAACGGCCCGACGCGCGGCACGGATGTTTTCATGCCGCTCGATTTCATTATCGGCGGGCCGGAAAAGGCTGGTCAGGGTTGGCGTATGTTGATGGAATGCCTAGCTGCCGGTCGCTCGATCTCGTTGCCCTCGTCAAACACCGGCATGGCGCAGATGACGGCTCGCGCCGTCGGCGGCTATGCCCGCGTACGCAGTCAGTTCAAGATGGCGGTTGGCCGGTTTGAAGGTGTCGAAGAGGCGCTGACCCGGATCGGTGCTTACACCTACATGATGGATGCCGTGCGCAAGATGACGGCCGGTGCCGTCGATCTCGGCGAGAAGCCGTCGGTCGTCTCGGCCATCGCCAAGTATCACGTTACCGAACGCGCCCGGCAGGTGGTTAATGACGGCATGGACGTTATCGGTGGCAAGGGTATCTGTCTTGGCCCCTCAAATTTCATGGGGCGCGCCTATCAGCAGGTGCCGATTGGTATCACCGTTGAAGGTGCCAATATCCTGACCCGCTCGCTGATCATCTTCGGTCAGGGGGCCATTCGCTGCCACCCGTATCTGCTGCCGGAAATGCAGGCGGCGCAGAACCCCGACCAGAAGCGGGGCCTGGTCGATTTCGACAGGGCGCTGTTCGGCCACATCGGCTTCACCATCAGGAACGGTCTGCGCGCCCTGTGGCTGGGCATGACAGGCTCGCATTTCTCGTCGGTCAATGTCGATACGGCCCCCGAAATGCACCGTTACTATCAGCAACTGACGCGTTTCTCTGCCGCCTTCGCCTTCATGGCCGACATTTCCTTGCTCGTTCTCGGCGGCAGCGTCAAGCGCCGGGAAAAGCTGTCGGCGCGGCTCGGCGACATCCTGTCCCAGATGTACCTGATCTCCTGCACCCTCAAGCGTTACGAGGAAGAAGGCCGGAAAATTGAGGATGCGCCGCTCGCCCACTGGGCGATCTGGGATGCCATGTACAAGGCGCAGCAGGCATTCGATGGCGTTATCGCCAACTTCCCGGTGCGCTTCATCGCCGCCTTCCTGCATCGCGCCATCTTCCCGTGGGGCCATCCCTATGTCGTGCCTTCGGATGAGGTTGGCCACGCGGTCGCCAAGTCCCTGATCGCCCCCTCCGCCACCCGCGACCGACTGACGGCAGAATGCTATGTGCCGCTGGTCGACAGTGAGCCGGTCGGTGCCATCGAATTGGCCCTGGCCGCGACGTTGGAGGCCGAGCCGGTCGAGGCGAAGATTCGTGCCGCCGAGAAAGATGGCCGTTTCGACAACAATCCGCTGGCCAATGTGCGAGACATCGCCATTGTTGCCTTTGAATCAGGTGTCATTACGGCAGCCGAGTTCGACGTCATGAAGCGGCGTAATCGCCTGCGCGACATCGTCGTTCGGGTCGATGACTTCCCCTTCGATTTCGGCGTGGCGACCGCCAACAAGCCGGCCGAATGCCGGATGGCGGCATGA